In the genome of Loxodonta africana isolate mLoxAfr1 chromosome 16, mLoxAfr1.hap2, whole genome shotgun sequence, one region contains:
- the PWWP2B gene encoding PWWP domain-containing protein 2B, whose amino-acid sequence MEPRAGCRLPVLVELVAPGALVVTWSCGERRFTGILLDCTHRSGLLGLPPPALLPKAPDAPASSHHGWAPDEEDRKATQLETDPPPPHSGDGTPKLPPPLVPPPPTGSLPPYPPYFEGAPFPQPLWLRHTYGQWVPQPPPRAIKRTRRRLSRNQAPGRLILSTIRLRPRRVLCEKCQSTLSPEQGRPSQPAAPTAPRRRLGSGPDREPRRHEVPVATAAPARRGKREEERPPGELVPRSPVITISYSTPQGTGEVVKIPSRVHGSLKPFCPPQLPPGGSQDAETRDAEPRAGGDRQPGAPTASIPKLKLTRPAPPGLDAPPPKIRLKPHRPGAGEQEPVYRAELVEVLNGHPASTPTLFANGSSHDRLADMSSGSSGEEDDFKRFPRGKPGRDGLAFLANYPTRKADSASESVCSSDSLDESKSSSSEVTSADTCELSPGDGAPMPSSSKDTRPTVPPLTVRLHTHSVSTCTTEDGRTVAVGDVVWGKIHGFPWWPARILDISLSQKEHGEPAWQEAKVSWFGSPTTSFLPLSKLAPFSEFFKLRFNRKKKGMYRRAITEAANAAKHVAPEIRELLTQFET is encoded by the exons ATGGAGCCGCGCGCCGGCTGCCGGCTGCCGGTGCTGGTGGAGCTGGTGGCCCCCGGCGCACTGGTGGTCACCTGGAGCTGCGGCGAGCGCCGCTTCACCGGGATCTTGCTGGACTGCACGCACAG GTCCGGCCTCTTAGGCCTGCCCCCACCGGCTCTGCTGCCCAAGGCTCCGGACGCCCCTGCCAGCAGCCACCATGGCTGGGCCCCTGACGAGGAGGACAGAAAGGCAACACAGCTGGAGACGGACCCCCCGCCTCCCCACAGTGGGGATGGGACCCCCAAGCTGCCCCCGCCACTGGTGCCGCCACCGCCTACTGGAAGCCTGCCCCCCTATCCACCATACTTTGAAGGTGCCCCCTTCCCGCAGCCCCTCTGGCTGAGACACACATATGGCCAGTGGGTGCCGCAGCCCCCACCCAGGGCCATCAAGCGGACTCGGAGGCGCCTGTCCCGAAACCAAGCCCCAGGACGGCTCATCCTGAGCACCATCCGCCTGCGGCCGCGCCGGGTACTGTGCGAGAAGTGCCAGAGCACGCTGAGCCCGGAGCAGGGCCGCCCCAGCCAGCCAGCCGCCCCAACAGCACCACGCAGGAGGCTGGGCAGTGGCCCTGACCGTGAGCCGCGGAGGCACGAGGTCCCCGTTGCCACTGCAGCCCCAGCAAGGAGGGGCAAGAGGGAGGAGGAGCGGCCACCGGGGGAGCTGGTGCCCCGGAGCCCTGTCATCACCATCTCCTACAGTACACCCCAGGGCACCGGCGAGGTGGTCAAGATCCCCTCCCGTGTGCACGGCTCCCTGAAGCCCTTCTGCCCCCCGCAGTTGCCACCTGGGGGCAGCCAGGACGCAGAGACACGAGATGCTGAGCCCAGGGCTGGTGGGGACAGGCAGCCTGGTGCACCCACAGCCTCTATCCCCAAGCTGAAGCTGACACGGCCAGCACCCCCTGGCCTGGATGCACCCCCTCCCAAGATCCGCCTGAAGCCACACCGCCCAGGGGCCGGTGAGCAGGAGCCTGTGTACAGGGCCGAGCTGGTAGAGGTGCTGAATGGCCACCCAGCCAGCACCCCCACGCTCTTTGCGAACGGCTCTTCCCACGACAGGCTGGCGGACATGTCTTCTGGAAGCTCTGGCGAAGAGGACGACTTCAAGCGGTTTCCCCGAGGTAAACCTGGGCGCGACGGCCTGGCCTTTCTCGCCAACTACCCGACAAGGAAGGCCGATTCCGCGAGTGAGTCTGTGTGCAGCAGCGACAGCCTCGATGAGTCCAAGTCATCCAGCTCAGAGGTGACATCAGCAGACACATGTGAGCTCTCACCTGGTGATGGTGCACCTATGCCTTCCTCCTCCAAAGACACACGCCCCACAGTCCCACCCCTAACGGTGAGGCTGCACACACACAGTGTCTCTACGTGCACGACTGAGGACGGCAGGACTGTGGCTGTGGGGGACGTCGTGTGGGGTAAGATTCATGGTTTCCCCTGGTGGCCAGCACGCATTCTTGACATCAGCCTTAGCCAGAAGGAGCACGGGGAGCCTGCTTGGCAAGAAGCGAAAGTCTCGTGGTTTGGTTCTCCAACTACATCATTCTTGCCTCTTTCGAAACTGGCCCCCTTCTCTGAATTTTTCAAGCTGAGGTTTAACCGTAAGAAGAAGGGGATGTATCGGAGAGCTATAACCGAGGCTGCAAACGCCGCAAAACACGTGGCCCCAGAGATCAGGGAGCTCTTGACCCAGTTTGAAACGTAA